The Corallococcus silvisoli genome has a segment encoding these proteins:
- a CDS encoding DEAD/DEAH box helicase codes for MAEQSPQDPNTPPFQTEAALRAWLQAEGLEHLARLSLALLTPRVEAAYLPQVRAVISRRRLVELLAQDTLDRWTAEVLPTPRMRDLLPKLAWRYAEDERQGAIEARASINDRLVPPAEARTHVVHGMLMAWRSRVPAGVAPRPARALSLEALVEEPDLPGFRLKETRISELPVSPPGSGFILPDARLTFSPSAVTVDCTCGATVCVHQLAAVDTTLVWLRQRWTEAFGETLEELVRPPWARTLRALERAVEESPGGTGGVEISWRLDVIEGYGVEVAPYVHRRTKKGQRTTGAKVGRRKLLQEYGSQLGAADARIAALLTDSVAPASRALLFELIDHPRLSLEGTQDLPVRVEREKVGLVAEDRGGTVMVNAGVDGTALPPSLLERVRKSKPEEAVFLWDEGANVLTVLDISPEMRALATVLHRHGNVFPPESHGALLEQLSRFSLRLPVAMPRSVMGESVLPQQLPVLRLEGQPGGEVRLELRLRPLPDGPAFLPGEGPRDVYVRRDARSFHAVRDFGRELTAAAALQARLPLHTAEPQELPFCFQFHSAQGGLAVLAACAELEPRPELEWVGTSMRLVPRRGAHDLKVILQRKRDWFGVLGGLSVEGERVELARLLDAARRKERFVQVDAHTWVEIEAALREHLERLSDHTHASRHGLEVGPAAAEALAGLGAAGAEIDADASWKSLVERIFAAKELKPRVPATLKTELRDYQLEGFRWLTRLASWSAGGVLADDMGLGKTVQALAVLLERAKLGPALVLAPTSVAFNWRDEAKRFAPSLKVTLFSEAEDRGLTLERLGPRDVLVISYGLLVRDIERLSALRFSTLVFDEAQTLKNAVTQRFRAARALQGDFRFALSGTPLENHLGELWALFAVVFPGLLGSLEAFRARFAAPIEKQVDPTAAPALARVLQPFLLRRTKAQVEAQLPPRTDVHVPVVLSPQEWTLYEDARLAALSDLETRREKMKDQERRIELLAALTRLRLLASHPRLYDAASKLESSKLERFMELIQELREEGHRALVFSQFTSHLALVREVLDAQGIAYEYLDGQTPAGARAERVRAFQEGDAPLFLISLKAGGFGLNLTAATSVIHLDPWWNPAVEDQASDRAHRIGQQRPVTVYRLVAKGTIEEQMLSLHEHKRALVAGVLEGKDAAARLSTQELLGLLAQRLPGIDGLDSDAQKH; via the coding sequence ATGGCCGAGCAGTCCCCGCAGGATCCCAACACGCCCCCGTTCCAGACGGAGGCGGCCTTGCGCGCGTGGCTCCAGGCGGAAGGCCTGGAGCACCTGGCGCGGCTGAGCCTGGCGCTGCTCACCCCTCGAGTGGAGGCCGCGTACCTGCCGCAGGTGCGCGCCGTCATCTCCCGCCGCCGGCTGGTGGAGCTGCTGGCCCAGGACACGCTCGACCGCTGGACCGCGGAGGTGCTGCCCACGCCGCGCATGCGGGACCTGCTGCCCAAGCTCGCCTGGCGCTACGCGGAGGACGAGCGGCAGGGAGCCATCGAGGCGCGGGCCTCCATCAACGACCGGCTCGTGCCCCCCGCCGAGGCGCGCACCCACGTCGTCCACGGGATGTTGATGGCGTGGCGCTCCCGGGTGCCCGCGGGGGTGGCGCCCCGTCCGGCGCGCGCGCTGTCGCTGGAGGCGCTGGTGGAGGAGCCGGACCTGCCGGGCTTCCGCCTCAAGGAGACGCGCATCTCCGAGCTGCCGGTGTCCCCGCCGGGCAGCGGCTTCATCCTGCCGGACGCGCGGCTGACGTTCAGCCCCTCGGCGGTGACGGTGGACTGCACGTGCGGCGCGACGGTCTGCGTGCACCAGTTGGCGGCGGTGGACACCACGCTCGTCTGGCTGCGGCAGCGCTGGACGGAGGCGTTCGGCGAGACGCTGGAGGAGCTGGTGCGGCCGCCGTGGGCGCGCACGCTGCGCGCGCTGGAGCGGGCGGTGGAGGAGAGCCCGGGCGGGACGGGGGGCGTGGAGATCTCCTGGCGCCTGGACGTCATCGAAGGCTACGGCGTGGAGGTCGCGCCCTACGTGCACCGGCGCACGAAGAAGGGCCAGCGCACGACGGGCGCGAAGGTCGGCCGGCGCAAGCTGTTGCAGGAGTACGGCTCGCAGCTTGGCGCGGCGGACGCGCGCATCGCCGCGCTGCTGACGGACTCCGTGGCCCCGGCTTCGCGCGCGCTGCTGTTCGAGCTCATCGACCATCCGCGCCTCTCCCTGGAGGGCACACAGGACCTGCCCGTGCGCGTCGAGCGCGAGAAGGTGGGGCTGGTCGCCGAGGACCGGGGCGGCACGGTGATGGTGAACGCGGGCGTGGACGGCACCGCGCTGCCGCCGTCCCTGCTGGAGCGCGTGCGCAAGTCGAAGCCGGAGGAGGCCGTGTTCCTCTGGGACGAGGGCGCGAACGTGCTCACCGTGCTGGACATCAGCCCGGAGATGCGCGCGCTCGCCACGGTGCTCCACCGGCACGGCAACGTGTTTCCTCCGGAGAGCCACGGCGCGCTCCTGGAGCAGCTCTCGCGGTTCTCGCTGCGCCTGCCGGTGGCCATGCCCCGCAGCGTGATGGGCGAGTCCGTGCTCCCCCAGCAGCTCCCGGTGCTGCGGCTGGAGGGGCAGCCCGGGGGCGAGGTGCGGCTGGAGCTGCGCCTGCGCCCGCTGCCGGACGGCCCCGCGTTCCTGCCAGGCGAGGGCCCTCGCGACGTGTACGTGCGGCGCGACGCGCGCTCCTTCCACGCCGTGCGCGACTTCGGGCGCGAGCTGACGGCGGCCGCCGCGCTCCAGGCCCGGCTGCCCCTGCACACCGCGGAGCCCCAGGAGCTGCCGTTCTGCTTCCAGTTCCACAGCGCGCAGGGAGGGCTCGCGGTGCTGGCCGCGTGCGCGGAGCTGGAGCCTCGACCCGAGCTGGAGTGGGTGGGCACCTCCATGCGGCTGGTGCCGCGCAGGGGCGCGCACGATCTGAAGGTCATCCTCCAGCGCAAGCGCGACTGGTTCGGCGTGCTGGGCGGCCTGTCGGTGGAGGGCGAGCGCGTGGAGCTGGCGCGGCTCCTGGACGCGGCCCGGCGCAAGGAGCGCTTCGTCCAGGTGGATGCGCACACGTGGGTGGAGATCGAAGCGGCGCTCCGCGAGCACCTGGAGCGGCTGTCGGATCACACCCATGCATCGCGCCACGGACTGGAGGTGGGCCCCGCGGCGGCGGAGGCCCTGGCGGGGCTGGGCGCCGCGGGCGCGGAGATCGACGCGGACGCGTCCTGGAAGTCGCTGGTCGAGCGCATCTTCGCGGCGAAGGAGCTGAAGCCCCGGGTGCCCGCGACGCTCAAGACGGAGCTGCGCGACTACCAGCTGGAGGGCTTCCGCTGGCTCACGCGGCTGGCGTCGTGGAGCGCGGGCGGGGTGCTCGCGGACGACATGGGCCTGGGCAAGACGGTGCAGGCGCTGGCGGTGCTCCTGGAGCGCGCGAAGCTGGGACCCGCGCTGGTGCTGGCGCCCACGTCGGTGGCCTTCAACTGGAGGGACGAGGCGAAGCGCTTCGCGCCGTCGCTCAAGGTGACGTTGTTCTCCGAAGCGGAGGACCGGGGGCTCACGCTGGAGCGCCTGGGGCCCCGGGACGTGCTGGTGATCAGCTACGGCCTGCTGGTGCGGGACATCGAACGGCTGTCCGCCCTGCGCTTCTCCACGCTCGTCTTCGACGAAGCCCAGACGCTGAAGAACGCCGTCACGCAGCGCTTCCGCGCGGCGCGGGCGCTCCAGGGGGACTTCCGGTTCGCGCTGTCCGGCACGCCCCTGGAGAACCACCTGGGTGAGCTGTGGGCGCTCTTCGCCGTCGTCTTCCCGGGGCTGCTGGGAAGCCTGGAGGCGTTCCGCGCGCGCTTCGCCGCGCCCATCGAGAAGCAGGTGGACCCGACCGCCGCGCCCGCGCTGGCCCGGGTCCTCCAGCCGTTCCTCTTGCGCCGCACGAAGGCCCAGGTGGAGGCCCAGCTCCCGCCGCGCACGGACGTGCATGTGCCCGTCGTGCTGTCCCCGCAGGAGTGGACGCTCTACGAGGACGCGCGCCTGGCGGCCCTGTCGGACCTGGAGACGCGCAGGGAGAAGATGAAGGACCAGGAGCGGCGCATCGAGCTGCTGGCGGCGCTGACGCGGCTGCGGCTGCTCGCGTCGCATCCCCGCCTGTACGACGCGGCGTCGAAGCTGGAGTCCTCCAAGCTGGAGCGCTTCATGGAGCTCATCCAGGAGCTGCGCGAGGAGGGCCACCGTGCACTGGTGTTCAGCCAGTTCACGTCCCACCTCGCGCTGGTGCGCGAGGTGCTGGATGCGCAGGGCATCGCCTACGAATACCTGGACGGGCAGACGCCCGCGGGGGCCCGGGCCGAGCGCGTGCGCGCCTTCCAGGAGGGAGACGCGCCCCTGTTCCTGATTTCACTCAAGGCGGGCGGCTTCGGCCTCAACCTGACGGCCGCCACCAGCGTCATCCACCTGGACCCCTGGTGGAATCCGGCCGTGGAGGACCAGGCGTCCGACCGCGCCCACCGCATCGGCCAGCAGCGCCCCGTCACGGTGTACCGGCTGGTGGCGAAGGGCACCATCGAGGAGCAGATGCTCTCGCTCCATGAGCACAAGCGGGCCCTCGTGGCGGGCGTGCTGGAGGGGAAGGACGCCGCGGCGCGCCTCTCCACCCAGGAGCTGCTGGGCCTGCTCGCGCAGCGGCTGCCGGGCATCGACGGCCTGGATTCCGACGCTCAAAAGCACTGA
- the thiD gene encoding bifunctional hydroxymethylpyrimidine kinase/phosphomethylpyrimidine kinase yields the protein MTPFPVATALTIAGSDSGGGAGIQADLRTFSFHRVHGTSAVTAITAQNTRGVSRVDLLPPESVTAQVDAVAADMRVDAVKVGMLAHRALIEAVADQLARVAMGPLVVDPVMVSRAGSRLIDDAAVEALRGRMLPMAAILTPNRHEARLLAGMDIETLEDMREAARRIHALGPRAVLVKGGGMAGALRGTDVWFDGARMETLSVEPVETPNTHGTGCTLSAAIAARLALGTAPLEAVRLAKEYVTSALRYPLAVGRGNGPIGHFFPLLQG from the coding sequence ATGACGCCCTTCCCTGTCGCTACCGCCCTCACCATCGCAGGCTCCGACAGCGGTGGTGGCGCGGGCATCCAGGCGGACCTCCGCACCTTCTCCTTCCACCGCGTCCACGGCACCAGCGCCGTGACGGCCATCACCGCGCAGAACACGCGCGGCGTGTCTCGTGTGGACCTGCTGCCCCCGGAGTCCGTCACCGCGCAGGTGGACGCGGTCGCCGCGGACATGCGCGTGGACGCGGTCAAGGTGGGCATGCTGGCCCACCGCGCGCTCATCGAAGCCGTGGCGGATCAGCTGGCGCGGGTGGCGATGGGCCCCCTCGTGGTGGATCCCGTCATGGTGTCGCGCGCGGGATCGCGGCTCATCGACGACGCGGCCGTGGAAGCGCTGCGAGGGCGCATGCTGCCCATGGCGGCGATCCTCACGCCCAACCGCCATGAGGCGCGGCTGCTCGCGGGCATGGACATCGAGACGCTGGAGGACATGCGCGAGGCGGCACGGCGCATCCACGCACTGGGTCCCCGCGCCGTGCTCGTCAAGGGCGGCGGCATGGCGGGCGCGCTGCGCGGCACCGACGTGTGGTTCGACGGGGCGCGGATGGAGACGCTCTCGGTCGAACCCGTGGAGACGCCCAACACCCACGGCACGGGGTGCACGCTGTCTGCGGCGATCGCCGCTCGGCTCGCGCTGGGGACGGCGCCGCTGGAGGCCGTGCGGCTGGCCAAGGAGTACGTCACCTCGGCGCTGCGCTACCCGCTCGCGGTGGGGCGCGGGAATGGGCCCATCGGGCACTTCTTTCCGCTCCTCCAGGGATAA
- a CDS encoding TVP38/TMEM64 family protein gives MLVSIGGLVMLRLLGPDFIDQRTIRELLLPLGDYAPVAYVAFLAIRPLSLLPGQVVTAVGGMMFGTLAATLYSLTGSFLSATLLYFVARKLGTRPMQRLTGSKYPAIAKAARRHDFQFTFLACLNPLCPTDIMLIAGAASGARFWPSVLGVVLGTIPGTFLTAQFGSGLAQGRTVMTAVSAAGMLVSLILGVVFGRRFYKEISDAPAERTVPSADARDVEDRPLPV, from the coding sequence ATGCTCGTCTCCATTGGCGGTCTGGTGATGCTCCGGCTCCTGGGGCCGGACTTCATCGATCAGCGCACCATCCGGGAGCTGCTGCTCCCACTGGGGGACTACGCCCCCGTGGCATATGTGGCCTTCCTGGCGATCCGGCCCCTGTCGCTGCTGCCAGGCCAGGTCGTCACGGCGGTGGGGGGGATGATGTTCGGAACGCTGGCCGCCACCCTCTATTCACTAACAGGCAGCTTCCTGTCCGCCACCCTGCTCTACTTCGTGGCGCGGAAGCTGGGCACGCGGCCCATGCAGCGGCTGACGGGCAGCAAGTACCCGGCGATCGCGAAGGCGGCGCGGCGGCACGACTTCCAGTTCACGTTCCTCGCCTGCCTCAATCCCTTGTGCCCCACGGACATCATGTTGATCGCGGGCGCGGCGAGCGGCGCGCGCTTCTGGCCGTCCGTGCTGGGCGTGGTGCTGGGCACCATTCCAGGCACCTTCCTCACCGCGCAGTTCGGCAGTGGGCTCGCGCAGGGACGCACGGTGATGACCGCCGTGTCCGCGGCGGGCATGCTCGTGTCGCTGATCCTGGGGGTCGTCTTTGGCCGCCGGTTCTACAAGGAGATCAGCGACGCGCCCGCGGAGCGGACCGTTCCGTCGGCGGACGCGCGGGACGTGGAGGACCGGCCCCTTCCCGTTTGA
- a CDS encoding general stress protein, whose protein sequence is MSDKDNKGSMTVAEAGRKGGETVRNERGREFYETIGRKGGATVKAERGRSFYEEIGRKGGETVKAERGAKFYEEIGKKGGDRVKATRGPNFYEEIGRKGGQKVKKLIEEGKRAARAAAELQSGTAPAPEGTAAPAAAPDEPAQPGNNE, encoded by the coding sequence ATGTCGGACAAGGACAACAAGGGCAGCATGACGGTCGCGGAGGCGGGTCGTAAGGGCGGGGAGACCGTCCGCAACGAGCGGGGCCGCGAGTTCTACGAGACCATTGGCCGCAAGGGCGGCGCCACCGTGAAGGCCGAGCGCGGACGCTCCTTCTACGAGGAGATCGGCCGCAAGGGCGGCGAGACCGTGAAGGCCGAGCGCGGCGCCAAGTTCTACGAGGAGATCGGCAAGAAGGGTGGCGACCGCGTCAAGGCCACCCGAGGACCGAACTTCTATGAGGAGATCGGCCGCAAGGGCGGGCAGAAGGTCAAGAAGCTGATCGAGGAGGGCAAGCGCGCTGCCCGCGCCGCCGCGGAGCTCCAGTCGGGGACGGCTCCCGCCCCGGAGGGCACCGCCGCGCCGGCCGCCGCCCCGGACGAGCCCGCCCAGCCGGGCAACAACGAGTAA
- a CDS encoding sodium:proton exchanger, with product MQALLVFLIVAALSLLASSRSLLDPARFPALAQLAASGLLFLIFGVLLGPSGLGVLTARNLDSLRPLIALGLGTGGVLLGLNLEPRLLRLLPRPVYAAALAHAGTAFLFVALPLLVPLMLSSGLRPLMAVSAAALLGAAASLSSGHFAVLGYRNGRLERARGLGVALLTMMDDAVGLGVLALGLVLGATGNAAQGLGLLGLALLLGVACGALLAFLTRSLKDPAEQTTVTLGMVALVGGAAAYLRLSALLAGVACGATLALMGGRTVERVARALARVERPTYLVLVFMVGCSIHARDLSAWALLPAFVGLRFLGKVLGGRVAQRLTQGVLDLPPRFGYALISQGGLALCLVAEYVLLVPGSMSQRVLDVVAVGAVVNEMLAHGAFRQVLAAEPPPPPTQAEPPAGDAGVAA from the coding sequence GTGCAAGCGCTGCTCGTCTTCCTCATCGTCGCGGCGTTGTCGCTGCTCGCGTCCAGCCGTTCGCTGCTGGACCCGGCGCGCTTCCCCGCGCTGGCGCAGCTGGCGGCCAGCGGCCTGCTGTTCCTCATCTTCGGCGTGCTCCTGGGGCCCTCCGGCCTGGGGGTGCTCACCGCCCGCAACCTGGACTCCCTCCGGCCGCTGATCGCGCTGGGGCTGGGGACGGGGGGCGTGCTGCTGGGCCTCAACCTGGAGCCGCGGCTCTTGCGGCTGTTGCCAAGGCCCGTGTACGCGGCGGCGCTCGCGCACGCGGGCACGGCGTTCCTCTTCGTGGCGCTGCCGCTGTTGGTGCCGCTGATGCTGTCCAGCGGCCTGCGCCCCCTGATGGCGGTGAGCGCGGCGGCGCTCCTGGGCGCGGCGGCGAGCCTGTCGTCGGGGCACTTCGCGGTGCTGGGCTACCGCAACGGGCGGCTGGAGCGCGCGCGCGGCCTGGGCGTCGCGCTGCTCACCATGATGGACGACGCGGTGGGCCTGGGCGTGCTGGCGCTGGGGCTGGTGCTGGGCGCCACCGGCAACGCGGCGCAGGGCCTGGGCCTGCTGGGGCTGGCGCTGCTCCTGGGCGTGGCGTGCGGGGCGCTGCTCGCGTTCCTCACGCGCTCGCTCAAGGACCCCGCGGAGCAGACCACGGTGACGCTGGGCATGGTGGCGCTGGTGGGCGGCGCGGCGGCGTACCTGCGGCTGTCGGCGCTGCTGGCCGGGGTGGCCTGCGGGGCGACGCTGGCGCTGATGGGCGGCCGCACGGTGGAGCGCGTGGCCCGGGCGCTGGCGCGGGTGGAGCGGCCCACGTACCTGGTCCTGGTGTTCATGGTGGGCTGCAGCATTCACGCGCGCGACCTGTCGGCGTGGGCGCTCCTGCCCGCGTTCGTGGGCCTGCGCTTCCTGGGCAAGGTGCTGGGAGGCCGGGTGGCGCAGCGGCTCACGCAGGGCGTGCTCGACCTGCCGCCGCGCTTCGGCTACGCGCTCATCTCCCAGGGCGGCCTGGCCCTGTGCCTGGTGGCGGAGTACGTGCTGCTGGTGCCGGGCTCCATGTCGCAGCGGGTGCTGGACGTGGTGGCGGTGGGCGCGGTCGTCAACGAGATGCTCGCGCACGGGGCGTTCCGGCAGGTGCTGGCCGCGGAGCCCCCGCCCCCCCCGACCCAGGCGGAGCCCCCCGCCGGTGACGCGGGGGTGGCGGCATGA
- a CDS encoding cation:proton antiporter, translating into MKGSVFRLLLLMALLAAITQAQAVRADAGTPVLLAAGALLLCGLFAGKVAKGMGLPRLTGYILVGVAVGPYALGFIPGAGVKGLELVKGLAVSLIALVAGTELHLGLIRRVGARVALLCAAVCGVTFAVCFGATFALKPVLPFLAPMTVPQALAVSALLSTVVVSFSPTVTIAIVQETSARGPFTEFLMALVIIGDLFVMVAFGLAAGITRATFGNGLDLPALVGGVGWELFGSVGVGCLLAVAMLLYMRGVNRELPLFLVGLSFAAAEGGARLHLSPLLVSLAAGALIANLDEREGRRIHQAINQAGLPVFALFFAAAGAGLKLDALVTVGPAALLLVVLRGLAIWAACRRFAPADDPRLKRYLWMGLISQAGVTFGLAALVSRTFPSFGPQVEVLIVAMITAHELVGPVLTRRALMGSGEIRAEEAGGGA; encoded by the coding sequence ATGAAGGGGTCCGTCTTCCGGTTGCTCCTGCTGATGGCCCTGCTCGCGGCCATCACCCAGGCCCAGGCGGTGCGCGCGGACGCGGGCACGCCCGTGCTGCTGGCGGCGGGCGCGCTGCTGCTGTGCGGCCTGTTCGCGGGCAAGGTGGCCAAGGGCATGGGCCTGCCGCGCCTCACCGGCTACATCCTGGTGGGCGTGGCGGTGGGGCCCTACGCGCTGGGCTTCATCCCCGGCGCGGGCGTGAAGGGGTTGGAGCTGGTGAAGGGGCTGGCGGTGAGCCTCATCGCGCTCGTCGCGGGCACGGAGCTGCACCTGGGGCTCATCCGCCGGGTGGGCGCGCGCGTGGCGCTGCTCTGCGCGGCGGTGTGCGGGGTGACGTTCGCGGTGTGCTTCGGGGCGACGTTCGCGCTCAAGCCGGTGCTGCCGTTCCTCGCGCCCATGACGGTGCCCCAGGCGCTGGCGGTGAGCGCGCTCCTGTCCACGGTGGTGGTGTCGTTCTCCCCCACGGTGACCATCGCCATCGTGCAGGAGACGTCCGCGCGGGGGCCCTTCACGGAGTTCCTGATGGCGCTGGTCATCATCGGGGACCTGTTCGTGATGGTGGCCTTCGGCCTGGCGGCGGGCATCACCCGGGCGACGTTTGGAAACGGCCTGGACCTGCCCGCGCTGGTGGGCGGGGTGGGGTGGGAGCTGTTCGGTTCGGTGGGGGTGGGGTGCCTGCTGGCGGTGGCGATGCTCCTGTACATGCGGGGCGTCAACCGCGAGCTGCCGCTGTTCCTCGTGGGCCTGTCGTTCGCCGCGGCGGAGGGCGGCGCGCGGCTGCACCTGTCGCCGCTGCTGGTGTCGCTGGCGGCGGGGGCGCTCATCGCCAACCTGGACGAGCGCGAGGGCCGCCGCATCCACCAGGCCATCAACCAGGCGGGCCTGCCGGTGTTCGCGCTCTTCTTCGCCGCGGCGGGGGCCGGGCTGAAGCTGGATGCGCTGGTGACGGTGGGGCCGGCGGCGCTGCTGCTCGTGGTGCTGCGCGGACTGGCCATCTGGGCCGCGTGCCGCAGGTTCGCCCCCGCGGACGACCCGCGCCTCAAGCGCTACCTGTGGATGGGGCTCATCTCCCAGGCGGGCGTGACGTTCGGGCTGGCGGCGCTGGTGTCGCGCACCTTCCCGTCGTTCGGGCCCCAGGTGGAGGTGCTCATCGTCGCGATGATCACCGCGCACGAGTTGGTGGGGCCGGTGCTGACCCGGCGCGCGCTGATGGGCAGTGGCGAAATCCGTGCGGAGGAGGCAGGCGGCGGCGCATAG
- a CDS encoding L-threonylcarbamoyladenylate synthase, whose amino-acid sequence MPAAVAPILEVDVDHPSPRHVARAVEVLEKGGLIAYPTDTYYGLGCDLNAKKAIERLYQLKGRDKKKPLSLLCPDLSDVARYAHVSNFAYRAMKGLTPGAFTFILEATRLVPEVMMTKQKQVGLRVPDAALPRELAKALGRPLITTSATHTDGTVLSDARDIKTALGHGLELILDGGVTLNEPSTVISLIGDTLEILRQGKGSLES is encoded by the coding sequence ATGCCCGCCGCCGTCGCCCCCATCCTCGAGGTGGACGTGGATCATCCGTCGCCGCGCCATGTCGCGCGGGCGGTGGAGGTGCTGGAGAAGGGCGGCCTCATCGCCTACCCCACGGACACGTACTACGGACTTGGCTGTGATTTGAATGCAAAGAAGGCGATTGAACGCCTGTACCAGCTGAAGGGCCGCGACAAGAAGAAGCCCCTGTCGCTGCTCTGCCCGGACCTGTCGGACGTCGCCCGCTACGCGCACGTGAGCAACTTCGCCTACCGCGCGATGAAGGGCCTCACCCCCGGGGCCTTCACCTTCATCCTGGAGGCTACCCGCCTGGTGCCGGAGGTGATGATGACCAAGCAGAAGCAGGTGGGACTCCGCGTGCCGGACGCCGCCCTGCCTCGCGAGCTGGCGAAAGCGCTCGGCCGCCCGCTCATCACCACCTCCGCCACACATACCGACGGTACGGTTTTGTCAGACGCCCGGGACATCAAGACGGCGTTGGGGCACGGGCTGGAACTCATCCTTGACGGTGGCGTGACCCTGAACGAGCCGTCCACGGTGATTTCACTGATAGGCGATACGCTTGAAATCCTGAGGCAAGGCAAGGGTAGTCTGGAGTCCTGA
- the xerD gene encoding site-specific tyrosine recombinase XerD — translation MEGLLDAFIAFIRAERGLSGKTVDAYAADLTVYFADLRARGREDAARVTQEDVLAHLVSLGKQGLGRRSQARHLAAIRVFHRFLVAERLADKDPTEDVDTPKSPRKLPVFLTLEEVEQLLAAPDPRTVTGLRDKAMLEVLYATGLRVTELCTLELNNVQLTSGYLVTKGKGSKERIVPLGRVAIEQVQAYLSLSRPEMLGKREAKALFVTPRGEGFTRQGFWKLLKRYALKAGILKPLSPHKLRHSFATHLVERGADLRAVQQMLGHADLATTQIYTHVNSARLRKVYDEFHPRSDAFKPKPPARKRPSAS, via the coding sequence ATGGAAGGACTGCTCGACGCGTTCATCGCCTTCATCCGCGCGGAGCGGGGCCTGTCCGGCAAGACGGTGGACGCCTACGCGGCGGACCTCACCGTGTACTTCGCGGACCTGCGCGCGCGCGGACGGGAGGACGCGGCCCGCGTCACCCAGGAGGACGTGCTCGCGCACCTGGTCAGCCTGGGCAAGCAGGGCCTGGGCCGCCGCAGCCAGGCCCGGCACCTGGCGGCCATCCGCGTCTTCCACCGGTTCCTCGTCGCGGAGCGGCTGGCGGACAAGGACCCCACGGAGGACGTGGACACCCCGAAGTCGCCCCGCAAGCTGCCCGTGTTCCTGACGCTGGAGGAGGTGGAGCAGCTGCTCGCCGCGCCGGATCCGCGCACCGTCACCGGCCTGCGCGACAAGGCGATGCTGGAGGTGCTCTACGCCACCGGCCTGCGCGTGACGGAGCTGTGCACGCTGGAGCTCAACAACGTGCAGCTCACGTCGGGCTACCTCGTCACCAAGGGCAAGGGCTCCAAGGAGCGCATCGTCCCCCTGGGCCGCGTGGCGATCGAGCAGGTCCAGGCGTATCTGTCGCTGTCGCGGCCGGAGATGCTGGGCAAGCGCGAGGCGAAGGCGCTGTTCGTCACGCCGCGCGGTGAGGGCTTCACCCGGCAGGGCTTCTGGAAGCTGCTCAAGCGCTACGCGCTGAAGGCCGGCATCTTGAAGCCTTTGTCACCGCACAAGCTGCGGCATTCGTTCGCGACGCACCTGGTGGAGCGGGGCGCGGATCTGCGCGCGGTGCAGCAGATGCTGGGCCACGCGGACCTGGCGACCACGCAGATCTACACGCACGTCAACAGCGCCCGGCTGCGCAAGGTCTACGACGAGTTCCACCCGCGCAGCGACGCCTTCAAGCCGAAGCCTCCGGCGAGGAAGCGCCCTTCCGCCTCGTGA
- a CDS encoding DUF4388 domain-containing protein encodes MEAFTGNLASYRLQLVMPALFTAPGVEGTLRVERGAVRREFYLRDGHLVGVASTDPREHLAQVLVNLRILDAPRAAAAFEAAEGANLPYGTFLVQRCFVALHELTEAMEHKAREALFDCYAWESGEVEFTLGLPLPGRAVGLRLPLGTLHRDAVARLREWSLFREIFPRLDMTFRVFREFAVETFSEEEDVLLDLATGGATLGELLASAKETPLFAARWVLHLYRRGALAPHRSTGPTVGESTEFTELLALVRAFLSSRKYDLAVALAAQVLERGPVPEAHALYREAEVGLTLALSDALFALDGRLVFEPIPRPAPPDLTADDLYLYSKLRGSRSIRQALRTAAMGELAASRSVDRLRAAGLIRVAPMAEGTPEPSPRRTTTDPYGLNLGDLGGS; translated from the coding sequence ATGGAAGCGTTCACGGGAAACCTGGCCAGCTACCGGCTCCAGTTGGTGATGCCCGCGCTGTTCACGGCGCCGGGGGTGGAGGGGACGCTGCGGGTGGAGCGGGGCGCGGTGCGCCGGGAGTTCTACCTGCGGGACGGGCACCTGGTGGGAGTGGCCTCCACGGATCCGCGCGAGCACCTGGCGCAGGTGCTGGTGAACCTGCGCATCCTGGACGCGCCCCGGGCGGCGGCGGCGTTCGAGGCGGCGGAGGGCGCGAACCTGCCCTATGGCACGTTCCTGGTGCAGCGCTGCTTCGTGGCGCTGCACGAGCTGACCGAGGCGATGGAGCACAAGGCGCGCGAGGCGCTCTTCGACTGCTACGCCTGGGAGTCGGGCGAGGTGGAGTTCACGTTGGGGCTGCCGTTGCCGGGCCGGGCGGTCGGGCTCCGGCTGCCCCTGGGCACGCTGCACCGGGACGCGGTGGCGCGGCTGCGCGAGTGGTCCCTGTTCCGGGAGATCTTCCCCCGGCTGGACATGACGTTCCGCGTGTTCCGCGAGTTCGCGGTGGAGACCTTCTCCGAGGAGGAGGACGTGCTCCTGGACCTGGCCACGGGGGGCGCCACGCTGGGCGAGCTGCTCGCGAGCGCGAAGGAGACGCCCCTGTTCGCCGCGCGCTGGGTGCTCCACCTGTACCGGAGGGGCGCGCTGGCGCCGCACCGTTCGACGGGCCCCACGGTGGGCGAGTCCACGGAGTTCACCGAGCTGTTGGCGCTGGTGCGCGCGTTCCTCTCCTCGCGCAAGTACGACCTGGCGGTGGCGCTGGCGGCGCAGGTGCTGGAGCGCGGGCCGGTGCCGGAGGCGCACGCGCTGTACCGCGAGGCGGAGGTGGGGTTGACGCTGGCGTTGAGCGACGCGCTGTTCGCGTTGGACGGGCGGCTGGTGTTCGAACCCATCCCCCGCCCTGCCCCGCCGGACCTGACGGCGGACGACCTGTACCTGTACTCGAAGCTGCGGGGCAGCCGGAGCATCCGTCAGGCGCTGCGCACGGCGGCGATGGGCGAGCTGGCCGCGTCGCGGTCGGTGGACCGGCTGAGGGCGGCCGGACTCATTCGCGTGGCCCCCATGGCCGAGGGGACTCCGGAGCCCTCGCCCCGGCGCACCACCACGGATCCGTATGGTTTGAACCTGGGGGACCTGGGCGGGAGCTGA